The Bradyrhizobium ottawaense genome window below encodes:
- a CDS encoding TAXI family TRAP transporter solute-binding subunit, which produces MKKAPKLRSLLLLTWLVPVAMMLQTACLDAQTAKNAKADAQLDRRPLPKENEKDRMNAWTVGLAGGLLEGAPIRLAAEMARVVDDGADLHLLPIVTRGATDNLNALLYLRGVDTAIINSDALEEYKIQAPQIRSRITYLLNLFPSELHIFVRPEITSLQDLVGKKVNFNTLGTAAAYSGPLIFSRLGIDVEKTFIPHQVALEQMRKGEMSAVVFITSKPVDAFVKGRWEAGFKFLPIRYDKKFEDYYLPATLDANEYPNLIKQGERVSTIAVPTALVAFNWPLGSNRYQRVARLVEYLFSRIDRLQAPGFDPKWQSINLAASVPGLTRFQAAQEWLDRKARSVQARP; this is translated from the coding sequence ATGAAGAAGGCGCCAAAGTTACGCTCATTGCTCCTGCTCACTTGGTTGGTGCCGGTCGCTATGATGCTTCAAACGGCCTGCCTGGATGCGCAAACGGCGAAAAATGCCAAGGCCGATGCACAGCTCGACCGACGGCCGCTTCCGAAAGAGAACGAAAAGGACCGGATGAACGCCTGGACGGTCGGGCTCGCCGGGGGCCTGCTCGAGGGCGCGCCGATCCGCCTCGCCGCAGAAATGGCTCGCGTCGTCGACGACGGAGCAGACCTGCATCTCCTGCCGATCGTCACCCGGGGGGCCACCGACAATCTGAATGCGCTGCTCTATTTGCGCGGCGTCGATACTGCCATCATCAATTCCGACGCGCTCGAGGAGTATAAGATTCAGGCACCGCAGATCCGAAGCCGCATCACCTATCTGCTCAATCTCTTCCCATCCGAGCTGCACATTTTTGTGCGGCCTGAAATCACAAGCCTGCAGGATCTTGTCGGCAAGAAGGTGAACTTCAACACCCTGGGCACCGCGGCCGCCTATTCAGGACCACTGATCTTCAGCCGTCTCGGGATCGATGTCGAAAAGACATTCATCCCGCATCAGGTTGCCCTGGAACAGATGCGCAAAGGCGAAATGTCGGCCGTGGTGTTCATCACGTCGAAACCCGTCGACGCCTTCGTAAAGGGCCGTTGGGAGGCTGGATTCAAGTTCCTCCCGATCCGTTACGACAAGAAGTTCGAGGACTATTATCTGCCCGCGACCTTGGACGCCAATGAGTATCCAAATCTGATCAAGCAGGGTGAGCGGGTCTCGACCATCGCGGTCCCGACAGCGCTTGTCGCTTTCAACTGGCCGCTCGGCTCCAATCGCTACCAACGCGTGGCTCGCCTTGTCGAGTACCTGTTCTCGCGCATCGACCGCCTGCAGGCACCAGGCTTCGATCCGAAATGGCAGTCGATCAATCTTGCGGCATCGGTCCCGGGTCTCACCCGCTTCCAAGCCGCGCAGGAATGGCTGGATCGCAAAGCGCGCAGCGTACAGGCGAGGCCATGA